One Cyprinus carpio isolate SPL01 chromosome B25, ASM1834038v1, whole genome shotgun sequence genomic region harbors:
- the tead1a gene encoding transcriptional enhancer factor TEF-1a, which yields MDPSSWSGSESAGEDIERMSDSADKPMDNDAEGVWSPDIEQSFQEALAIYPPCGRRKIILSDEGKMYGRNELIARYIKLRTGKTRTRKQVSSHIQVLARRKSREFHSKLKDQTVKNDAINRMAAMSSAQIVATTAIHSRLGLAGLSRPTLPGATGIWQVSTGQPGSSQDVKPFAQQNYPIQTATAIAAYESPTALAAAVPAWHGRSISTSKLRLVEFSSFLEHQRDPDSYNKHLFVHIGQTNHSYNDALLETVDIRQIYDKFPEKKGGLKELFGKGPQNAFFLVKFWADLNCNILEDSGAFYGVTSHYESSENMTITCSTKVCSFGKQVVEKVETEYARFENGRFVYKINRSPMCEYMINFIHKLKHLPEKYMMNSVLENFTILLVVTNRETQETLLCIACVFEVSNSEHGAQHHIYRLVKD from the exons ATGGATCCCAGCAGCTGGAGCGGCAGTGAAAGTGCCGGCGAGGACATCGAGAGGATGAGCGACTCGGCCGATAAGCCCATGGACAACGATGCTGAGGGCGTGTGGAGCCCTGACATTGAGCAGAGCTTCCAAGAGGCCCTGGCCATCTACCCACCCTGCGGCCGACGGAAAATCATCCTGTCCGATGAGGGGAAAATGTATG gTCGTAATGAATTGATCGCCAGATACATCAAACTCAGAACGGGAAAGACACGGACGAGAAAACAG gTCTCCAGTCATATCCAGGTTCTTGCTCGGAGGAAATCCAGAGAATTTCACTCCAAGCTAAAG GACCAGACTGTGAAGAATGATGCGATCAACAGGATGGCGGCCATGTCTTCAGCGCAGATCGTCGCGACCACGGCCATCCACAGCCGGCTGGGGCTCGCAGGACTCTCTCGACCCACCTTGCCTGGGGCAACAGGG ATTTGGCAAGTGTCAACAGGGCAGCCTGGTTCCTCACAAGA TGTGAAGCCATTCGCACAGCAGAATTACCCCATCCAGACGGCCACAGCCATCGCAG cttACGAGTCCCCCACAGCCCTGGCAGCCGCAGTGCCGGCGTGGCACGGCCGCTCCATCAGCACCTCTAAACTACGACTGGTGGAGTTCTCCTCCTTCCTGGAGCATCAGCGGGACCCAGATTCA TACAACAAGCATCTGTTTGTGCACATCGGCCAGACGAATCATTCGTACAACGACGCGCTCCTGGAGACAGTGGACATACGTCAAATCTACGACAAATTTCCTGAGAAGAAGGGCGGGCTGAAGGAGCTGTTTGGAAAAGGACCTCAGAACGCCTTCTTCCTGGTCAAGTTCTGG GCCGACCTCAACTGTAACATCCTGGAGGATTCTGGGGCATTTTACGGCGTAACCAGTCACTACGAGAGCTCAGAGAACATGACCATTACCTGCTCCACAAAGGTCTGCTCCTTCGGGAAACAAGTGGTCGAAAAAGTTGAG ACGGAGTATGCGCGGTTTGAGAACGGCCGCTTTGTGTACAAGATCAACCGGTCTCCCATGTGTGAATACATGATCAACTTTATCCATAAGCTCAAGCACCTGCCTGAGAAATACATGATGAACAGCGTACTAGAAAACTTCACCATCCTATTG GTGGTGACGAACAGGGAGACTCAAGAGACCCTACTGTGCATAGCCTGTGTGTTCGAGGTCTCCAACAGCGAGCACGGCGCTCAGCATCACATCTACAGACTGGTCAAAGACTGA
- the rassf10a gene encoding ras association domain-containing protein 10: MEQEESKISVWVCREEKLVSGLSRRTTCADVVKVLLDDKNFQKGAILTGPPQSYCIVEKWRGFERILPNKTKILRLWSAWGDEQENVRFVLVRSDASLPNSGPRSAEARVVLSKESPCTTRATMEISQDKQRRIVRKAFRKLDKINRKKEEASKDKPSAEKMETLVHLIISQDHTIRQQIQRIKELDGEIERYESKVHFDRMKIHGVNYVQDTYLLDQGLDSDSSAHPDASFAQFEEYASRCDQVIQLQEELAEREALMEILTGEIQEELNHRWMRRRQEELSNKDAESSEETALKVTSVPVVPDLLTDNELQLEEERIKTQLDTSLYIGLRLNTDLETVKSDLDMSQELLDAKEKELMELLKKVNRLDEMEEKQTEDSKDEGETVDNVWVEQARGLSKTCTNDDDSDTGLSSMHSQDSDNAPVCESLV; this comes from the coding sequence ATGGAACAAGAGGAGAGCAAAATCTCGGTGTGGGTATGCCGGGAGGAGAAGCTGGTGTCCGGACTGTCCAGACGCACCACCTGCGCGGATGTAGTGAAAGTGCTGCTGGATGACAAGAACTTCCAGAAAGGCGCGATTCTCACCGGTCCTCCGCAGTCGTACTGCATCGTGGAGAAATGGAGGGGTTTTGAGCGGATTCTGCCCAATAAAACCAAAATCCTGCGGCTGTGGAGCGCCTGGGGCGACGAGCAGGAGAACGTGCGCTTCGTTCTGGTCAGGAGCGATGCGTCGCTGCCCAACAGCGGACCGAGGAGCGCCGAGGCGCGGGTCGTGCTCAGCAAAGAGAGCCCTTGCACTACCAGAGCCACCATGGAGATTTCACAGGACAAACAGCGGAGGATTGTGCGGAAGGCTTTTAGAAAGTTGGACAAAATTAATCGAAAGAAAGAGGAGGCTTCAAAAGACAAACCATCTGCGGAGAAAATGGAAACGCTCGTCCATCTCATTATCTCGCAGGATCATACTATCCGACAGCAGATACAGCGAATAAAAGAGCTGGATGGTGAGATCGAGAGGTATGAATCGAAAGTTCACTTTGACAGAATGAAAATACACGGCGTAAATTACGTGCAAGACACTTATTTGCTCGACCAAGGCTTGGATAGCGATTCCAGTGCGCACCCGGACGCGTCCTTTGCGCAGTTTGAGGAATACGCGTCACGCTGCGACCAAGTCATTCAACTTCAGGAGGAACTGGCCGAGAGGGAGGCTCTGATGGAGATACTTACCGGTGAAATACAAGAAGAGCTCAACCACAGGTGGATGAGACGGCGACAGGAGGAGCTTTCCAACAAAGACGCGGAGAGCAGCGAAGAAACGGCTCTCAAGGTGACTTCGGTCCCAGTTGTGCCGGACCTCCTAACAGACAATGAACTCCAGTTAGAGGAGGAGAGGATCAAAACACAACTGGATACGAGTTTATACATCGGGCTGCGCTTGAACACCGATCTGGAGACGGTGAAGAGCGACTTGGATATGAGTCAGGAGCTTTTGGACGCGAAAGAAAAGGAGTTGATGGAATTACTCAAAAAAGTTAACAGATTAGACGAGATGGAAGAGAAACAGACTGAAGACAGCAAAGATGAGGGAGAAACCGTAGACAATGTTTGGGTAGAGCAGGCGAGGGGACTGTCCAAAACATGCACCAATGATGATGATTCGGACACCGGATTGAGTTCAATGCACAGCCAGGACTCGGATAACGCGCCTGTCTGCGAGTCACTTGTGTGA